The window GCTTCCGTCCACAGGAAGCAGGGGATGGAGGCTTGCACTGGATTCTTGAGGCCGACGCTGCCTATCTTGGGACCCCGGCCGTATCCGGGATAGCCCATGGCGCCGGCAAACCCTCCGCTGCGGCCTATGTTGCCCGTCATGGCCGCCAGGACCGCAGCCCCCCGGGGCGGCTGCTCGCCGTAGGCATGGCGCTGGACGCCGAACCCGCAGATTAAGGCCGCCGGCTTTACAGTAGCGTATTCCCGCGCCAGCTGGATGATGGTTTCCTTGGGAACGCCGGTGATCCTCTCGGCCCACTCCGGCGTCTTGGGGGTTTTGTCCTCACCCAGGCCCAGGACGTAGGACTTGTAGGAGTTGCCGGGCGGCACACCCTCCGGCAGGTGTTCATCGTCAAAACCCAGGCAGTACTTGTCGAGGAAGGCCTGGTCGTGGAGGCCTTCAGTGATCATAACGTAGGCCATGGCATCCATAAGGGCATTGTCCGTGGTAGGCCGGATGGGGATCCACTGGTCGGCCAGGGCAATAACCGTGTCGGAGTACCGGGGATCGACAACTATAATGCGGGCCCCGGCTTCCTTGGCCCGGCGCAGGTAATATATGGTGTTGGTGCCGTGGATGGTCTCGGCCGGGTTGAAGCCCCACAGGATAATGAGCTTGGAGTTGACGAGGTCCTCCCGGCTGTTAGCCGCGTTCTGGTCGCCGAAGGTGTAATTTAGGGCCCAGGTAACGCAGGGATTGCTGTAGTTGTTGTAGTAGTTCAGGTATCCGCCGTAAAGGCTCAACAGCCGGCGGATGAGGTTGCCGCCCGAAAGGACCCCGGCGTTACCGGTGGCGTAATTGACGTAGATGGCCTCCGGCCCGTAGGTCTCTTTAATACGCCTTAGCTCCCGCGCAATGCTGTCGATGGCCTCGTCCCAGGTGATGCGCTCGAACTTCCCCTCGCCCCGCTCCCCGGTCCTCTTTAAAGGGAATTTCAGCCGGTCCGGGTGATAGAGGCGGTTGCGGTAGGCCCGGCCGCGCAGGCAGGCCCGCAGCTGGGGAGTCTCCGGCGTGTCGGGCTCGTCGTCGGTGGTGATGCGGGTTATAACGCCGTTGCGCACGTGGGCCTTCAATACACACCGCCCGCCGCAGTTGTGATTGCAGGCCGTGGGGACGATCTTTACTTCTTCCTCGGCCCCGGCAGGAGCGGCTCCCTTAAGCCCCCAACCGGACCAGGACCCCGCGGCCAGAGCACTTGTTCCCCCGAGAACAATCCCGGCTTTAAGAAAGCTCCGGCGGGAAAGCTTCATCTCTCCTACCGTCCTTCGGTCTTGGTCCTTATTGATTCGTTTCCCGGCTTTATTCCTCCTTTGAACAAGCGATTAAATCTAGGCCCCCTTTTGTTGTACAAAAATACAAATGGCCTCCGGTAAAGCGGGGATTCGTGGGTCCAAGAGAAAGCGGCAGGAAGATCGGCCGGAGCGCGGGAAAGGTACCACGAGGACGGGAAGGGGAGCGGGGTCCGCGCACCCGCCCATTGGCTTCCGGGTCCTGAGGGTTCCGGGGTCCGGTGAGGTAATTTCTCGTGAGGGAGGTGCCGGGGCCGGGCGGACGGCCGTTCTCTTGCGAAATTTACGGTGGAGGGGACAGAGGCTGCCAAAGCCCGGGCCCGCCAGGGATTGGTCCCGGGCTTTCAAGTCCGGACAGGACCTCCCTGCATGGGGGCGGGGATATAACCCGGGAAAGAGGATGGATGGAACCTTGGGGATGGAGAAGAAGGCAGGCCAATCTAACGGGCGAAGCCTAAAAAAACCGGGAGGCCGCTTCCCGACCCATGGAAGCGGCCTCCCGTTCCCTTTAGCCTTTAACCCTTCTTAACGTTCCCTACTTAACTCTTCGCCGAAGGCTCGGGGCCTTAAACCAGTTCCTCCGGCCGGAAGAAGAGGGCGATTTCCCTTTCGGCGTTGGCCGGCGAATCGGAGCCGTGGACTACGTTTTGCCCTGTCTCCAGGGCGTAGTCTCCCCGTATGGTCCCGGGGGCGGCCTCCTGGGGGTTGGTGGCACCCATCATCTTGCGCCAACCGGCAATTACATTGGGGCCTTCCAGCACCATGGCCACCACCGGGCCGGCAGTTATATGCTC of the Thermanaeromonas sp. C210 genome contains:
- the ndk gene encoding nucleoside-diphosphate kinase, translating into MVVERTFSMIKPEGVARGLVGEIISRIEGKGYRIVALKMLRLSREMAEKHYAEHRDKPFFGELIEHITAGPVVAMVLEGPNVIAGWRKMMGATNPQEAAPGTIRGDYALETGQNVVHGSDSPANAEREIALFFRPEELV
- a CDS encoding DMSO/selenate family reductase complex A subunit produces the protein MKLSRRSFLKAGIVLGGTSALAAGSWSGWGLKGAAPAGAEEEVKIVPTACNHNCGGRCVLKAHVRNGVITRITTDDEPDTPETPQLRACLRGRAYRNRLYHPDRLKFPLKRTGERGEGKFERITWDEAIDSIARELRRIKETYGPEAIYVNYATGNAGVLSGGNLIRRLLSLYGGYLNYYNNYSNPCVTWALNYTFGDQNAANSREDLVNSKLIILWGFNPAETIHGTNTIYYLRRAKEAGARIIVVDPRYSDTVIALADQWIPIRPTTDNALMDAMAYVMITEGLHDQAFLDKYCLGFDDEHLPEGVPPGNSYKSYVLGLGEDKTPKTPEWAERITGVPKETIIQLAREYATVKPAALICGFGVQRHAYGEQPPRGAAVLAAMTGNIGRSGGFAGAMGYPGYGRGPKIGSVGLKNPVQASIPCFLWTEAAVRGVEMGPADGVQGVDRLPTNIKLIFNLAGNALINQHADVNRTAEILRDEKKVEFIVVSEQFMTPSARFADILLPVNTWMERNDICTPWGWGDYVLFMNKAIDSMYECKSEYEWISMLAERLGLGQEFTEGRSEEDWLRYVVEETRKNHPDFPSFEEFRKRGVYKFSYPENFIAFKEQIEDPENNPFPTPSGKIEIFSPRLWEMNNPREIPAVPKYIPAWEGPEDSLREKYPLQCIGWHYRRRTHSTFDNVPWMEEVAPQVMWMNPQDAAPRGIKDGDRVKVFNDRGALMINVKVTPRIMPGVVAIPQGAWWTPGPDGVDQRGCINVLTSSRPTPLAKANPQHTNLVEVAKV